AGTTCAAAGCCAATATGAAAATGCTGGAGCGTTTTGAGGAGGATGATGATGTACAGAACGTGTATCATAATATGGAAATTACAGAAGAGCTGATGGACTCATTGTAAAAAATAATATAGCATTCATATACAGTTAACTTTCAATTAGTTTCTTTGTATAAAATTATGAAACGTCTGCTCTGTTTCTATTCAATAAGAATATGAAGACGTTCCATCCGGCCAAATTAAAAAAGCTGAAAATATACGGATGAAAAGAAACGTAGAATTAGTTGTTATATCGGATGTTCATTTGGGAACTTATGGATGTAAGGCTAAAGAATTGTTGAGGTATCTTAATTCTATCCAGCCTAAAACTTTAGTTTTAAATGGGGATATTATTGATATCTGGCAGTTCAAAAAGTCTTACTTCCCTAAACCTCATTTGAAAGTGATCAGGAAGATCCTTTCATTGGCTACTAAAAACACAGATGTTTATTATATCACAGGAAATCATGATGAAATGTTCCGTAAGTTTACCGATTTTGAATTGGGGAACCTTAAGGTCTGCAATAAGATTTGCCTGAATATGGACAAAAAAAAGACCTGGATTTTTCATGGAGATGTTTTCGATGCTTCCGTTCAGCATTCCAAGTGGATTGCCAAACTTGGCGGCAAAGGATACGATCTTTTGATCATGGTCAACAATGCCGTTAATTGGTTTCTGGAGAAAATGGGCAGAGAAAAATATTCATTTTCAAAAAAAATCAAAAATAACGTGAAAAAAGCGGTAAAATACATCGGAGATTTCGAGTTGACTGCTTCTGAACTGGCTATTGATAATCATTATGACTATGTGATATGTGGCCACATTCATCAGCCTCAGATACGCGAAGTGATCACTAAAAAAGGATCCTGTACCTATTTGAATTCCGGAGACTGGATCGAAAATTTATCCGCACTGGAATATGATAATAAAGAATGGAAGATTTTTTATTATGATGAGAATAAACATCTGCTTAAAGATGACGAGGCTGAAGAAATCCCGGATATGGATAGTTCTGAGCTTCTGAAAATAGTAACCAATTTTACCTAGATGAAAATTCTGTATGCATTTCAGGGAACCGGAAACGGACATATGGCCAGAGCACAGGAGATTATTCCTATTCTCAAAAAATATGCTTCGGTGGATACTTTAATCAGTGGCCACCAATCACAGTTAAAGGCAGGCTTTGATATTAACTTCCAACATCAAGGGATTTCCCTTCTCTATAACAAAACCGGCGGATTATCCTACCGTAAAACATTTACTGAAAATCATTTCTTAAAAGCAGTAAAAACAATCAGGGAACTTGAACTTTCGCAGTACGATCTTATTATTAATGATTACGAACCTCTAACAGGCTGGGCTTGTAAAATGAGGAAGCTTCCGATGATTGAACTTAGCCACCAGGCTTCCATGAGCTTTTCGGAAACACCCAAACCCCAAAAGAGAGATTTTTTAGGAGAACTGATTTTGAAGTACTATGTTCCCAGTGAAAAGAAAATAGGTTTTCATTTTGAGAGGTATCACCCTCAAATCAAAAAACCGGTAATCAGGAACAAGATCAGAAATTTAAATCCTGAAAAAAAAGGATATTATCTGGTTTATCTTCCCAGTTTTGCAGACGAAAATATTATTAAAGTCTTAAAGCAGATTCCGGTAGAGTGGAAGGTATTTTCAAAATACAGCAAAGCCCAGGTTAAAGTAAAAAATGTTGAAGTTTTCCCTATTGACGAAGTGCAGTATCTGAAATATTTTGAAAGCTGTGAGGGGATTTTATGCAATGCAGGCTTCGAAACTCCTGCGGAAGCACTTTTTATGGATAAAAAGCTGTTTGTTATTCCTATTCACAATCAATACGAGCAAGAATGCAATGCGGCTGCTCTGGATCTCATGGGAATCCCGAATTCTAAAGTGCTGAATTTTCAGGAAATTATGAAATGGGTGGCTTCAGATCATCACTTAAAAGTAAGTTATCCTGATGATATTGAAGAAATCCTCGTGAATGAAGTGCTGACTTTTAAAAAATAGCACAAAATGTTATTCTCAATTATTCTTATTTGTGTTTAAATAAAAAATATCATTACCTATTATATTACTATTTCTTTAATATTAATTTGAAAAGTTTAGTATGTTTTATCAATTTTCATTTAAATAAATAAAAAAATGCAAATTGCAGATAAAACGAAGGGATGAGAAAAATTAAAAAAACTAGAAAAGAGGTAGAGGGGCCTATTAGAAATAAGGAAGTAACAAAAGGCAAGCTGATTAACGCTCTTGGAGAGATTATAAAAGAAGAAGGGTTTTCATCTGTTAATCTTGTGAAGATTGCAAAGATTGCAGGCTGCGATAAAAAGCTGATTTATGAATATTTCGGAGACTTAAATGGATTGGCAGAAGAGTATTTTAAAAAACGCAATTTCTGGGGAAAACTATTCAGCCAAAATAATCATACAAAGACCAATACGTCCTGTCGATTTCTGGAAAAACAATTTGAATGTTTGATGAATGACGGAGAAATGCGTGGAGTTATTGCCTGGGAATTGAGTAAAGAACTTCCGATACTGAAAGATCAGTCTCAGAAAAGGGAAAAGCAGATCGAAAAAGTGGTTGGAAATAAAGAAGGAAACTTCAGAGCAATAGAAGCCATTTTAATGGGCGGTATCTATTATCTCACCATACATTCTCATACGAACGAAAGTACTTTTCGGGGAATTGATCTTAAGCAGCAAGAAGGGCAGCAGGAAATTATGGCTGCTGTTAAACAAATTCTTGATTGGGCCCATAAAGAAAATTAATTCATCCTTTTCTTTTGTGTAATTTATAGAAACCTCTTTAGTTCTTTAAGAATATATCTTCCACATCGCTCATCCTCATCATAACAGATCTTGCATAAGAACAATGAGGATAGACATTCCATTTATTTTCTCTGGCAAATTTTATAGCTTCCTCTACAAGATATTTTCCCATACCTCTGCCTTCAAATTCCGGATGAACCAGTACAAAAGAAATAATAAGTTTATTTTCTTCAGGAAAAATGGTATAGGTAAGTCTTCCCACCTCTTTTATCTCATTGTTCAGGGTAAGAAGACCTCCGTTGCCCGATCTGTTGTTTTCAAATGTCATAATCTAAACTTTGTGATTAAAAATACAAAAAATACGCCGTTTGTAAAATGATGAATGATAGATAATATGAATAACTGATCCAATATTAATTAACCATTCACCTGCTAATTGTCCTTCCCTGTATAATAGTTATAATCTTTAATGACCACGCTGATGAACTGTCTTTCAGTCATTTTAGCTGGATCTATCTCGAGTTTTAGAATGCTTTTAATCTTATCGGAAAGCTTGCTGATAATCTGCCGGTCATCCACTTTGAGCGCTTTGGTATAATTGTCTTTGATGATCCTCATATCATTGTCGGTTAAAGCAATAACCTGCGGAAACGAAGGAACATAATCCTGATGGATATTTTCTAAGATGGTATGAGAAATAGTAATATTGTTTTTTAAAGAAATTACAGCTGTACCGGAAGCGATGTCGCCCAATCGTTGGTTATTTTTAGAAACAATCATAGAGATTACCCCTATTGATCCTACAAATGAGGTGTCAATCAATCTGAAAACCCACCGGATCATATAATCACCAAAGCTGGCCTGGTATCCGTCAATCTTTACCACTCTGATTTTCATGAGTTTTTTACCGGGAGTCTGTCCTTCCATCAGACTTTCTAAAACAACCGGATAAATATAAACCGGAAAGGTGATCACAATATAAACCGCCATAACAGACCATTGGTCAAGTCCTCTCAAAAGATATCCCAGATCCAGAATATTAAAGAAAAGGTAGAATACAAAAATAACGTAGGCTACCTTGATCAGCAGATCAATGATAAATGCAAGCATTCTTTCCCCAACACTGGCAATATTGAAATTAATATTTACATTTTGTGAGGTATTTATCGCAATTTGAGACATAATTTTTATTATTTTAGCCTATACAATTATGAGAGAGGTTTATTTCATTAAACAAAATAAAGAAAAATGGTTGGGAATTGAACAGGTTATTCAAGGGAAAATTAAAAAAAATCCGGATGACCTGTCTTCGTTGTATATCAACCTGATCAATGATCTTTCTTTTGCACAGACTTATTATCCCAAAAGCAATACAACCGTTTATCTGAATCATCTGTCTTCTCAGATATTCCAAAAAATTTATAAAACCAAAAGAGTAGAGGAAAACCGGCTGGTTTATTTTTTCAAAACAGAAGTTCCTTTGCTGGTTTATCAATACAGGAGGTATCTGATGTATGCTTTTCTGTTTTTTATCTTCTTTACCTCTATAGGAGTACTTTCTGCAGTCTATGATAAAGACTTTGCCAATATTATTCTTGGAGAAAGTTATGTGAATGAAACCATAGAAAATATTAAAAAAGGAAATGCTGTAGGAGTATATCAAAGCGGATCTACGTGGGGAAGTACTATCGGAATTATTTTTAATAACATTGGAGTAGGGGCAAAATTATATATTTACGGAATCACCGGAGGGGTAGGAACTCTATTCGCTCTTCTTTCCAATAGTGTAATGCTGGGATCATTTCAGTATTTTTTCTATGATTACGGAGCGTTGAAAGATAGCGCAAGAGGAATCTGGCTTCACGGGGTTTTTGAGATCTTTGCCATGGTGGTGGAAGCCATGTGCGGGCTGATTCTTGGAGCAAGTATTCTTTTTCCGAGAACATTTTCAAGATTCAATTCTTTTAAAAGAGGTTTTCAAGATTCATTTAAAATATTTCTGAGTACCGTTCCATTTACAATCTGTGCCGGAATTATAGAAGGTTATGTAACGAGACACGCTTTAAAAATGCCACTGGCAATGAATCTTGTTATCATTTTCAGTTCACTGGCTATTATAGGATTTTACTATTTTGTATATCCTTCAATAGTGCATAAACAAACTAATAATCAGATCAATGATACAGTTTTATAAAAAAAGAGAATTTGGAAGTTTTATCAGTGACAGCTTTAATTTTTTCAAGCTGTATGGTAAGAATTATTTCAAGAATTATTTTCTGATCAATGGATTGCTGCTGATTTTGGCAGTTGCTGTCATTATTTTTGGATTCAGAGAAATCTTCGGACAGATAATGGGTTCCAATCTAAGTGGAGAAACGTATTATTTTGAAAGATATTTTGCAGAAAATTCAGGAATGCTGATTGTTGCAGGAGTATTAGTATTTCTTCTTTTTGCTCTATTGGCCGTTATCAATTATCTGTTTCCCGTCTTTTATATGAAAAGAATTGCAGAAGGTGCCCAAAAGGTAAAAACAGATGAGATTTTAGGAGATTTTAAAAGAAATGCAGGCCGGATCTTTAAGATGTGTATTGGCATGACCTTTATTGTATTACCGGTGCTGATGATTGTAATGGGCTTTTCTTATGTATTGCTGATTATTTTTATCGGGCTTTTCCTGATATTACTTGTTTATCCCACTGCATTCAATGTAACCTCATTCCTGATGTATGATTACTTTAATGCTGATAGAGGCTTTTTAGAGAGCTTGAGCTATTCCGTAAGAGCGCAATTTTCTTATCCGAATGGAAATGAGAAATCACCTTACTGGAAATATTGGGGAGCAACATTGATCATGTTTATCATTATGTATGCTGTAATGATAATATTTACCTTTGTACCTGTCTTTTTTCTGTATGGATCATTACTTACCACTGCTCCGGACGGAAACTTTGAAGAAAACCCTTTTGCAGACGGGTTCATAGGAATTCTTGTCTTTGTATTATATGGATTATCAACACTTCTTTCTCTTTTTCTTTCGAACCTGATGTATGTAAATGCAGGTTTGATGTATTACGACAGCAGAACAGATCTTCATCAGAAAGTTGAACTGGCAGAAATAGATACAATTGGTCTCAATGAATAAACTGCTTATTTTTTTATTACTCTTTTTCTCCATAGGTTCCGTTTACGCACAGGATGATGACGGATCAGCAACTGTGGTGGAAGAATATATGGGAGACTCTGTTGATACAGGACATTACCATAATATGCTGCGTGCGGATTCCGTCCTGATCCTGAAGCCGGTTTCAGAAAATACAGTCTACGCAAAAAAGTTCAAAGAAAATATTCCGTCGAGATATAAAGGAAACGAATTTGATTATTCCGTATCTAAACCACGGGAGTCTTTCTTTCAGAAACTGATGAGGAAAATAGGTAAAATCCTTGAGAGCATATTTGGGGAAACTGTTTTTAGTAAATCAGCTAAAGCTACTGATATTTTTATCCGGCTGTTTGCCATTATTCTTGTAGGATTTCTGCTTTATTTTATCATTAAATATCTGATGGGGAAAGAAGGGAATTTCTTCTTTGGCAGAAAAAATAAAAAGTTAGATATTGAGGCCGAAGAGCTTTATGAAAATATCCATGAGATTAACTTTCCCGAAAGTATTGCCCACTTTGAAAGAGAAAGAGACTACCGTTCAGCGGTTCGTTACCAGTTTTTACTGACCCTCAAGAAATTAAGCGATAAAAAGCTGATCAACTGGAATCCCGAAAAAACAAATAAAGATTATACAGCCGAACTAAAAGCCCTTCATCTGAAAGCCGAATTTTCCGAACTCTCTTACATCTTTGATAATGTCTGGTATGGAGAATTCAATATCGATGAACGGAGCTATCTGAAATTTAAAGATCAATACCAGGCATTTAAACCGTAACTAAACGAATTAATCATGAACAAAACCTTCAAAATATATGCTGTCATATTCATCATTGTGATGATTATTCTGGCATTGCTTGAAGTCAATAAAAAAGAAACAACAGACTGGCGGAAAAATTTTGATATCAATGAAAAATCTCCATTCGGACTGTTTGTTTTTAATAATGAGGCTAAAGATTTATTTAAAGGAAAACTGAAAAAGATTGATCAGACACCTTATGACTATTACAACAGCCATAAAGGAAAAGCTCACAATATTGTGGTCATCGAACATGAGATTGATAAAGAATCATGGAATAAAATTCTGGATCAGGTCTCAAAAGGATCTGATGCAATGCTGATTGTAAGCCGTATGCCTAAAGAGATTTCGGATAGTATAGGGTACTACGACTCCGATATTTCTTTCGCAGAAGAAAATGTACTGAAGTTAACGGACAAAAAATACCAGAATGATTTCATTCACTTAGATAAATTCCCGTCGGGAAGAGGATTCTCATATATCAAGCCCCAGATAGAAATTCTGGGAAAAACTGTTGAAAAAGAGAATACAGATCAGGTCAATTTTATAAAAACCAAATTTGGAAAAGGAACCATTTATGTGCATTGTGAACCATTATTTCTTACCAATTACTATCTTTTAAAACCAGGAAATAGCAAATATGCACAGGATGTCTTTTCATATCTTCAGGATAAAGAAACGCTTTGGTTTGTAGATGGAAATACAAAAGTATCACGCTTCTTCATGAGAGTTGTTTTATCCAATCCTGCTCTTAAATATGCATGGTGGGTATTTTTGGGAGGATTGGTATTGTTTATTTTTTTCAACGCAAAAAGAAAACAGCGGATAGTACCTGTGATGGAGCCATTGAGAAATACTTCCGTAGATTTTGTGAAAAGCATAGGGAATCTCTATCTTCAGGAAGGAGACTTTCATGATATGATGGCCAAAAAATCCCAGTATTTTCTGAATAAAGTAAGAATGGACTTACTGATAGATACCCAAAATCTGGATATGGAATTTGCCAAGAAACTGCAATTGAAAACTGGAAAAAGCATAGAAATGATTGAGGAGGCAATCACTCTTATCCGAAAATCACAGGACCCATACGCCAGTGTAATGAAAGAAGATCTTGCAAGGATGAATAAACTCCTTGATGAAATATTGAAATAATAAAATGGATTAATAATGTATGACAGTTTTAATCATTGCTGAATTAGAAAAAAGTCCCAACGGGATGATTTAACCCAGGATAGAACGCAGTCCTATCATCTGTCATAAAAAATATAAAATATGGAAAATTTTGATAACGAAAACATAGAAAATAAAAGCTCTATCAATCTTAATAAAAGCGAAGACCAGTTTCAGTCCAGGATAGACATGATTGAGCTGCGTGCAAGCATTGATAAAGTAAAAGCTGAAATCGGTAAAGTCATTGTAGGGCAGGAAAACATGATTGAACACCTTTTGGCTGCACTTTTATCCAACGGGCACGTACTGATAGAAGGCGTGCCGGGAGTAGCAAAGACCATCACGGCAAAATTATTGGCAAGGACCATAGATGTAGGCTTCAGCAGAATTCAGTTTACTCCGGATCTGATGCCTTCCGATATTTTGGGAACTTCAGTTTTCAGCGTAAAGAACTCTGAATTTGAATTTAAAAAAGGACCCATCTTCTCCAACTTTATATTAATTGACGAGATCAACCGTTCTCCGGCGAAAACTCAGGCTGCATTATTTGAGGTAATGGAAGAAAGACAGATCACAATGGATGGAACCCGCTACATCATGGATGAACCTTTCCTTGTTGTTGCTACCCAAAACCCGATTGAACATGAAGGAACCTACAGGCTTCCTGAAGCCCAATTGGACCGTTTCCTCTTCAAAATCAATGTTGGCTATCCTAACCTGGAGCAGGAGATTGCCATCATTAAGAACCAGCACGAAAGCAAAAAAGAAGATAAAACGGAAGGTGTTAACCGTGTAATTACCGCTGAACAGCTGAAAAATTACCAGCATCTCGTAAAAGAGATTATTGTAGAAGCCCAACTGATGGAATATATTGCTAAAATCATCATCAATACCAGAGAAAACCAGTTCCTGTATCTTGGTGCCTCTCCGAGAGCTTCTCTTGCTTTGCTTACCGCCTCAAAAGCCTTTGCCGCATTAAGAGGAAGAGATTTTGTAACCCCGGAAGATATTAAAGAAGCAAGTTATGCTGTACTGAGACACAGAGTGATCGTTTCTCCGGAAAGAGAAATGGAAGGCCTTACTGCAGATGAAATTATCCGTCAGATTTTAGAAGGAATAGAAATACCTAGATAGGGATCATTTAAAATCTAAAACCTGCAGCCTACAACCTAATTAATGAAAAACCTATACATCAATACACGATTTTTCTTTGCGCTCATTGGAGTGGGGATCCTGTATGTCCTGGCATTTTTCTTTCCGTTTATGATGATCATTGGCCATATTGCACTGGTAGTCTGCTTCCTTGCGGTCATGGTAGATTATCTGTTGTTGTTTAATCAGAAAAATGGTCTGCAGGCACAAAGAATACTTCCGGAAAAATTATCAAACGGGGATGAAAACTTCATCAAAATTGATATTAAAAACAACTATGGTTTTAAGATCACAACCAAAATCATTGACGAAATTCCTTTTCAGTTTCAGAAAAGAGACTTTTTAATTCTGAAAACAATCGATTCCGGAAGAAACACTTATTTCCAATACAGCCTGGAACCTAAAGAAAGAGGAGAATATCATTTTGGAAGCCTGAATGTGTATGTTTCTTCACCTTTAGGATTGGCCGCTAAAAGATTTAATTTCCAGAAAGATGCTATGCTGCCTTCTTATCCATCTTTTGTACATCTCAGAAAATATGAACTGATGGCGTTACAAAGTGAATTTATGCTGGGAGGTATCAAAAAAATCAGAAAACTGGGGCACACCATGGAATTTGAGCAGATCAAAGAATATGTTCCCGGGGATGATATCAGAACCATCAACTGGAAAGCCACCTCCAAAACAAACAGACTAATGGTTAATCAGTTTCAGGATGAGAAATCACAGCGGATCTTTATACTGATTGATAAAGGAAGAACAATGAAAATGCCTTTCAACGGATTAAGTCTGCTTGATTATTCTATCAATGCTGCAATGGCATTATCTCATATTATTCTGAAGAAAGGAGACCGTGCCGGGATGATGACCTTTTCAAAAAAAACGGAAAATAAAGTGGCTGCAGAAAATAAATCAGGACAGTTAAGAAAAATCTCCGAAGCGCTTTATAACATCAAAACAGATTTTTTTGAAAGCGACTTCAACCGTCTTTACCAGGATGTAAAATATTCTCTGAACCAGAGAAGTCTTGTACTGCTTTTCACCAATTTTGAAACATTGGACGGACTGAACCGCCAGTTGAAATATCTCCGAGGAATTGCAAAAAATCACTTGTTGGTTGTTGTCTTCTTCAAAAACTCAGAGCTGCAGACCCTAATCCATAAAAATCCTGAAAGTATGCAGGAGATCTATGATGAGGTAATTGCTGAAAAATTTGAATTTGAAAAAAAACTGATCATCCAGGAATTACGGAAATATGGAATCTATACCGTATATACCCTTCCTGAAAATTTAAATATTGACGTTATCAATAAATACCTGGAGATAAAAGCGAGAGGAATTTTATAACTTTGCAACAAGCAACAAGCAACAAGCAACAAGCAACAAGCAACAATGAAAATAACACTCAACAGAATAAACGACGACTTTCTATTTGAATGCACCAACTCCCAGGGAAATTCTATCCTTCTGGACAATACTTCACAACCCGGAGCCAAAGGAGTTTCTCCAATGGAAAGCGTTTTGATGGCTGTGGCAGGATGCAGTGGTATTGATGTGGTATCTATCCTGAAAAAACAGCGTCAGGAAATCACAGGATTTCAGGCCGAAGTAGAAGGAGAAAGAGTTCCCGTAGAAGATGCGAAACCATTCAAAGCAATTAAAGTAAAATTTCTTTTGGAAGGAAATATAGATCCTAAAAAAGCTTTAAAAGCAGCACAACTGTCCTTTGAAAAATACTGTTCCGTATCAAAAACTCTGGAGCCGAATGTAGAAATCGGATATGAGGTTTTTGTGAACGGAGAAAAAATATAATCTAATATTCTAAATACAGAAAAGCCGGACAATTGGACTGCCCCCAAAAAGTTAGACACTTTTTAGGGGCATTTTTTTATGTATAGAAAAGAAAAATTTAGCGTTGCTTTCAAATTAGAATGTATTAATCTTCACAAAAACTCTTATCGTTCGATTGAATCTATAGCAACAGAGAAAGGATTTAATGAAAGCAATCTGCGCAAATGGATTGGTTTTTATAACAAGTACGTAATCTCGGGGCTACAACCGAGAAAAAACAAGAGCTATTCCCTGAATTTTAAGGTTAAAGTTCTAAAAGCCATCGAAACAGAACATATCTCCCAAAGGGAAGCATGTATCCGATTCGATATCGCAGCTCAGTCTAGCGTGTTGAATTGGCAAAGGGATTACGAAAAAAGTGGTATTTTAGGGTTAAAGAACAAACCCAAAGGAAGACCCTGCATTATGAGTGATCACAAGCGTAAGAAAAGAAAGTCCGATAAGCCATTGACCAGAGAAGAAGAACTTTTATTGGAAAACGAAAGGCTTCGAGCTGAAATTGATTTTCTAAAAAAGTTAGACGCCTTAACTCTCAAAAAGAACAAGCAGAGGCCATCGAAGGATTAAGGCGAAAATATGACCTGTCACTCCTGCTGGATTGTACAGGTATGGCCAGAAGCAGTTTCTATTACCATCAGAAAGCTCTTGATAAAAAAGATAAATATGGAGAAGTAAAAACTTTGATAAAACAGATTTATCATAGGCATAAAGGCCGGTTTGGATACC
This region of Chryseobacterium vaccae genomic DNA includes:
- a CDS encoding UDP-2,3-diacylglucosamine diphosphatase, which codes for MKRNVELVVISDVHLGTYGCKAKELLRYLNSIQPKTLVLNGDIIDIWQFKKSYFPKPHLKVIRKILSLATKNTDVYYITGNHDEMFRKFTDFELGNLKVCNKICLNMDKKKTWIFHGDVFDASVQHSKWIAKLGGKGYDLLIMVNNAVNWFLEKMGREKYSFSKKIKNNVKKAVKYIGDFELTASELAIDNHYDYVICGHIHQPQIREVITKKGSCTYLNSGDWIENLSALEYDNKEWKIFYYDENKHLLKDDEAEEIPDMDSSELLKIVTNFT
- a CDS encoding glycosyltransferase family protein; the encoded protein is MKILYAFQGTGNGHMARAQEIIPILKKYASVDTLISGHQSQLKAGFDINFQHQGISLLYNKTGGLSYRKTFTENHFLKAVKTIRELELSQYDLIINDYEPLTGWACKMRKLPMIELSHQASMSFSETPKPQKRDFLGELILKYYVPSEKKIGFHFERYHPQIKKPVIRNKIRNLNPEKKGYYLVYLPSFADENIIKVLKQIPVEWKVFSKYSKAQVKVKNVEVFPIDEVQYLKYFESCEGILCNAGFETPAEALFMDKKLFVIPIHNQYEQECNAAALDLMGIPNSKVLNFQEIMKWVASDHHLKVSYPDDIEEILVNEVLTFKK
- a CDS encoding TetR/AcrR family transcriptional regulator, encoding MRKIKKTRKEVEGPIRNKEVTKGKLINALGEIIKEEGFSSVNLVKIAKIAGCDKKLIYEYFGDLNGLAEEYFKKRNFWGKLFSQNNHTKTNTSCRFLEKQFECLMNDGEMRGVIAWELSKELPILKDQSQKREKQIEKVVGNKEGNFRAIEAILMGGIYYLTIHSHTNESTFRGIDLKQQEGQQEIMAAVKQILDWAHKEN
- a CDS encoding GNAT family N-acetyltransferase, which translates into the protein MTFENNRSGNGGLLTLNNEIKEVGRLTYTIFPEENKLIISFVLVHPEFEGRGMGKYLVEEAIKFARENKWNVYPHCSYARSVMMRMSDVEDIFLKN
- a CDS encoding RDD family protein; the encoded protein is MSQIAINTSQNVNINFNIASVGERMLAFIIDLLIKVAYVIFVFYLFFNILDLGYLLRGLDQWSVMAVYIVITFPVYIYPVVLESLMEGQTPGKKLMKIRVVKIDGYQASFGDYMIRWVFRLIDTSFVGSIGVISMIVSKNNQRLGDIASGTAVISLKNNITISHTILENIHQDYVPSFPQVIALTDNDMRIIKDNYTKALKVDDRQIISKLSDKIKSILKLEIDPAKMTERQFISVVIKDYNYYTGKDN
- a CDS encoding stage II sporulation protein M, which encodes MREVYFIKQNKEKWLGIEQVIQGKIKKNPDDLSSLYINLINDLSFAQTYYPKSNTTVYLNHLSSQIFQKIYKTKRVEENRLVYFFKTEVPLLVYQYRRYLMYAFLFFIFFTSIGVLSAVYDKDFANIILGESYVNETIENIKKGNAVGVYQSGSTWGSTIGIIFNNIGVGAKLYIYGITGGVGTLFALLSNSVMLGSFQYFFYDYGALKDSARGIWLHGVFEIFAMVVEAMCGLILGASILFPRTFSRFNSFKRGFQDSFKIFLSTVPFTICAGIIEGYVTRHALKMPLAMNLVIIFSSLAIIGFYYFVYPSIVHKQTNNQINDTVL
- a CDS encoding DUF4013 domain-containing protein encodes the protein MIQFYKKREFGSFISDSFNFFKLYGKNYFKNYFLINGLLLILAVAVIIFGFREIFGQIMGSNLSGETYYFERYFAENSGMLIVAGVLVFLLFALLAVINYLFPVFYMKRIAEGAQKVKTDEILGDFKRNAGRIFKMCIGMTFIVLPVLMIVMGFSYVLLIIFIGLFLILLVYPTAFNVTSFLMYDYFNADRGFLESLSYSVRAQFSYPNGNEKSPYWKYWGATLIMFIIMYAVMIIFTFVPVFFLYGSLLTTAPDGNFEENPFADGFIGILVFVLYGLSTLLSLFLSNLMYVNAGLMYYDSRTDLHQKVELAEIDTIGLNE
- a CDS encoding DUF4129 domain-containing protein, whose product is MNKLLIFLLLFFSIGSVYAQDDDGSATVVEEYMGDSVDTGHYHNMLRADSVLILKPVSENTVYAKKFKENIPSRYKGNEFDYSVSKPRESFFQKLMRKIGKILESIFGETVFSKSAKATDIFIRLFAIILVGFLLYFIIKYLMGKEGNFFFGRKNKKLDIEAEELYENIHEINFPESIAHFERERDYRSAVRYQFLLTLKKLSDKKLINWNPEKTNKDYTAELKALHLKAEFSELSYIFDNVWYGEFNIDERSYLKFKDQYQAFKP
- a CDS encoding DUF4350 domain-containing protein, which codes for MNKTFKIYAVIFIIVMIILALLEVNKKETTDWRKNFDINEKSPFGLFVFNNEAKDLFKGKLKKIDQTPYDYYNSHKGKAHNIVVIEHEIDKESWNKILDQVSKGSDAMLIVSRMPKEISDSIGYYDSDISFAEENVLKLTDKKYQNDFIHLDKFPSGRGFSYIKPQIEILGKTVEKENTDQVNFIKTKFGKGTIYVHCEPLFLTNYYLLKPGNSKYAQDVFSYLQDKETLWFVDGNTKVSRFFMRVVLSNPALKYAWWVFLGGLVLFIFFNAKRKQRIVPVMEPLRNTSVDFVKSIGNLYLQEGDFHDMMAKKSQYFLNKVRMDLLIDTQNLDMEFAKKLQLKTGKSIEMIEEAITLIRKSQDPYASVMKEDLARMNKLLDEILK
- a CDS encoding AAA family ATPase, which codes for MENFDNENIENKSSINLNKSEDQFQSRIDMIELRASIDKVKAEIGKVIVGQENMIEHLLAALLSNGHVLIEGVPGVAKTITAKLLARTIDVGFSRIQFTPDLMPSDILGTSVFSVKNSEFEFKKGPIFSNFILIDEINRSPAKTQAALFEVMEERQITMDGTRYIMDEPFLVVATQNPIEHEGTYRLPEAQLDRFLFKINVGYPNLEQEIAIIKNQHESKKEDKTEGVNRVITAEQLKNYQHLVKEIIVEAQLMEYIAKIIINTRENQFLYLGASPRASLALLTASKAFAALRGRDFVTPEDIKEASYAVLRHRVIVSPEREMEGLTADEIIRQILEGIEIPR
- a CDS encoding DUF58 domain-containing protein; the encoded protein is MKNLYINTRFFFALIGVGILYVLAFFFPFMMIIGHIALVVCFLAVMVDYLLLFNQKNGLQAQRILPEKLSNGDENFIKIDIKNNYGFKITTKIIDEIPFQFQKRDFLILKTIDSGRNTYFQYSLEPKERGEYHFGSLNVYVSSPLGLAAKRFNFQKDAMLPSYPSFVHLRKYELMALQSEFMLGGIKKIRKLGHTMEFEQIKEYVPGDDIRTINWKATSKTNRLMVNQFQDEKSQRIFILIDKGRTMKMPFNGLSLLDYSINAAMALSHIILKKGDRAGMMTFSKKTENKVAAENKSGQLRKISEALYNIKTDFFESDFNRLYQDVKYSLNQRSLVLLFTNFETLDGLNRQLKYLRGIAKNHLLVVVFFKNSELQTLIHKNPESMQEIYDEVIAEKFEFEKKLIIQELRKYGIYTVYTLPENLNIDVINKYLEIKARGIL
- a CDS encoding OsmC family protein yields the protein MKITLNRINDDFLFECTNSQGNSILLDNTSQPGAKGVSPMESVLMAVAGCSGIDVVSILKKQRQEITGFQAEVEGERVPVEDAKPFKAIKVKFLLEGNIDPKKALKAAQLSFEKYCSVSKTLEPNVEIGYEVFVNGEKI
- a CDS encoding helix-turn-helix domain-containing protein — its product is MYRKEKFSVAFKLECINLHKNSYRSIESIATEKGFNESNLRKWIGFYNKYVISGLQPRKNKSYSLNFKVKVLKAIETEHISQREACIRFDIAAQSSVLNWQRDYEKSGILGLKNKPKGRPCIMSDHKRKKRKSDKPLTREEELLLENERLRAEIDFLKKLDALTLKKNKQRPSKD